The Chiroxiphia lanceolata isolate bChiLan1 chromosome 4, bChiLan1.pri, whole genome shotgun sequence genome includes the window AACTCCTTCCTGCACAACTGCTCTGTATACATGCTATGCAGAGTTGAGAACATACTCCAGGGTCCTTTAAAACAATATATCTAAAATATATTGTAAAATATACTCAAAAATAAGCTAGCATTACACTCCTCAGGTAACTTTATTAGCTGtaaattattcatattttgttgttttacaaCAAGTATCTGTAACATCTGTCTTTGTAACAACTACAAAAAAGCATGATTTAATTGTCCTTCTAATTcaatatttcaattaaatagtattttttcaGATCTTTGGGTTTTATCTTCAACTAAACTGACTTACAAAAATCATGAAATCAAGTACATAATAAATATGACTTCATAAAAAATATCTGAGGTGCACATTACTAGAATAAAAGCTAGGAGGTTAATCAAGAGAAGCGTGCCATTACAAGACTTCTACTTTTCCAATATCCTTGAACTCTCAGCTTAATGGCAAAAAGGCTAAAGTCATAgctgttcttttcctgaagGGTGTAAAGCTGTTTTTTCAAGCCTCTTTCCCCCATCACAGAGCGGTTTTAAAGCAGCAGGCCAAACAGCAGTTGACACGTGCAGGATGTGTTTGAAGATGACTGAACAATAGTAAAATAAGAGCAGTTACTATGATTTCAGTAGTTTGTTTCGCTTTAACAAACAGAGATTACGGGTTGAGATGCCAAGGAAATACAGCTTGAAGCTGCTGAACTTGGCAGATGATTGTTTTCTAGCTGAGGgcaagagaaaaaaccaaaacaaacttcAAATAAAACAGAGGATCTGAGTCAGTCTCTCTCTAAAGTGCAAATTTGATGGTCCACAATCTTGAATAGCTAAAACGCCTGCATAGTGGAAGGAACAGACATGAAGGGGGAAGTTAATTACAATCAGAGCCAATTAACtgaagaagggaggggaaagggacaaaaaactggaaaaacgATATAGGTAAGTTTACCAGACTGTTCATTATGATTCaactttccccttctctcttccaCACTGATCCTATACATGCTTCTTTACAAATGGGCTAGTTAAGAGGCCAAAATGTAACCCAGAAAATTTTTTCATATCAAGATCAAAATCTGTGATAGGAACAGTCAAGTTTAGTACatagaaaggcagaaaagaaagagtactgagaaaggggggaaaaaagccttaTTGTCCAAGGGGTTCAGCCAGAGATAAAACCTATATACAAGCATGTGGAGGTCAAAAAGATGGCCTTTCATTTCATGTCATGACTGCTTGTTGGCTTCTTCTTCATAAGCGTTTCCTGTGCCGTTTTGTACATAAGATGAGCCCGAACCAAGGCCATATAAGTGGCCACAATATTTGGCATCATCAATGTGATCTTCAAAGAACATCTAAAGAGTTAGAAGAGAGACACAAATTATTAGAAAAGGTTCAGTTTAAATAGAACTATAGAAAGGCTTTGTAATGTTACTTTCTTTTTGAATAAGATATTAAATCCCAAGGTGCAAAAGATGATATAATTAACATAGTAATATGCTTAATCTCAACACATTATCACAATGTGCTGTATgacacaattttttaaaactgtcaaGAAATATAATCAGTCTTACTGTGCACCCTTCCCAATGAAATGGTCAAATGcaatgttttcataattttatattattagtCATCACTCACTTTTCTTCAAGTGCAACAAGGATATTTCTCCACTTGATTTCTGTGGTGTTTCTCACAACAGCCCTATGCTTAGCATCCATCATCAGTGTCTGTTTTCTTACCTACTCCTCAGTGTAGGGTTTTCACCACACTCTGACTTGAAAGGCGGTATGTCCTAATTTATATTATAAAGGTTTGGAGGTGGGGAGGATGAGCACAAAACCCATTATGGACTTtggagaaatgcagaaagatgTATTTCCAGCTCTTCACAGGAGGGGACTTCATTTAATAAGGAGTAAAATTTTGTACTAAGATTGAATTTACACCTTACAAGTCTAAATTGCAAATGGAATCCTTCAGTGGAAGACATATGAAACCTCATGATGTTCTGATACTCTACCTTCTAGACTTAGGTTTTCAAGCACAAAACCACAAATTGTGTCACAAAAATAagaccacacacacacacacacaaatttttCACTCTAAAACCTTCATGGCAACCCTGGACACCGCTGTGGTTGACATGCTGAGTCATCATCAACATCAGAAATCTAAGACAGGCAGAAGTATGCAGGAACAGAATGGATGCAATACACAATTCTAAATATAGAGGCCTATATATACCACACAGGCTCAAAACTTCTCCCTTCAAGCTTTCCTCTTAGTAGCACAGTCAGGATGGAAAGGTCCGTACTGCAGGAATCAGAGACTTcaattaaaagttttaaagcCCCACgtagtttttaaagaaattaacaGGTaggtgtcagagactgaaacagttaatgatttatgcattcaaGGAGACTTCTGCAGGCTTTTGACCTCTGATGGGCAGCTGgacccatccctccctccagtgctgaaggtgtcAAGCCCTGAAAAGGCAGGACCTCTGATGGCCCATCAAAGCCCATCCCCCCCTCTACCAATCTAAAAAGGTGGGAACCAGGCCAGACACAGAAACTCTGCGCAGGCCCAGGGAGAGTTTGGAGGCTCGAGGCATGGCCCGTGACACTGACCATGGATACAATAACTCGTAACTTCTTGGGGTGTGGGGgtttccctccttcacccccagcagatcaaggccaccacttcaactgTCAGACATGGAAGCGGCAACTACCAAGTGTCATCGCTGGACCCCAtgggcggtgactatatacGTTTTGtccactctcatcttttctttttccttactctcccttactcttatcctgtctttctctcccctatgcattttctccccccccaaaggttatctctgtGCCACGTTGTTatatgacaacacccaaactgCTAGCATACCTGTTGATACagaactgttaaaataaaccttaccaatatatgttttcagacaccaattattcagtgtcgtttcactttaatccaccccaagggaattattgataagaacctgggttacccccctcccctttttctggggcgggtcgtaacagtaggaaaaccccaaaacaattcTACTGTTGTAGTACCATTATTTAAGTATTtctgatggaaagaaaaagagcagtaACTTTTTTTGGCTGGCACTCCAAAATCCAGCAAGCAAGTTGCAGCTCCTTCACAGTAATTAGCAATTTTGTACCTCTAAAAGCACTGTAAAATGAAGACTTTTCagttagaaatacatttttaaatactgaactCTCCtgaaaaggctttaaaaatcaacatttgATGTACTTCTCTCTGCTTActactgcatttttatttagaaatgctGTATTTGCAAAGAATATCCACAAgtactgggaaaaaacccaaaccatgtCTGTTGGCTTAATTAAGCAAGTATTTTGCACTAAAAAGCCCTCAAAGATTTCCTGGTAAAAGCTTTTGGTAAACTGGTGctgcctcaccttgaatattgtgtgcacttttgggcaccacaatataagaaagatattaagctattagagagtgtccaaaggagggcaacaaagatggtgaagggccttgaggggaagccgtatgaggagcggctgagggcacttggtctgttcagcctggagaagaggagactgaggggagactcatcacagtctacaactttctcatgaggggaagaggaggggcagacactgatctctgctctgtggtgaccagtgacaggacccgacGGAATGGTCTGAAATTGCatcaggggagatttaggttgggtattagaaaaagattcttcacccagagggtggctgggcactagaacaggctccccaggaagctgtcacagcaccaaggaTGAGAGAGTTtaagaagcgtttggatgatactctcaggcacatggtgcggcatttggggatggtcctgtgcagggccaggagttggatttgatgatccttgtgggtcccttccaacttaggatattttgtgattttgtgatcTCATTAAAGAAACTATTATGACTTTGAACCCTTTCCTCTATAAAAGTAATCTGAAAGGTTGTATCTTCTTAAACATGATTATCACgtatttccctttctttgctttcatttcatttcaaattcaaGAGTGAAAAATTAACCAGTTAGCTGCACTGGGTTTGGATCATACCAAAAACATAATCCTCTTTATTACATCTGTAGCCCATGACCTGCTTGACAACTACAACAGTTCCAGCAGAGGCAGAACAGTGTTAGGATGAGCAAACCAGCTTAAACTACATCATTTATTATTCACCAGCTGTCTCACCAGTATTTGTCAGAATCTTGTGATCATCTTCTCCTTCATACAAAAGGCTGCATTACAGAAGGTAGACACCTCAGCCTACAGtgcttaaaattattaaaagatgAGGTTTGATATTACCATCTATTTCGACATGGTAAATGACACTGAATTGCTGGCAGAATGCCATGTTCTGATGCACTGGCATTTGTCCAGTGAACTGCTTTCCAGAAGAGGCCTGTTCAGTATTTGATTGTTCTGCTAATGCAAAATATCCTAATATCTTCCTGTTGTATGCGGACAAGCAGCAAGGAAGTGCGAAGCTTATAAGAGCTGATTTTCCCTGCTGTAAACCCTGAATTAATTGACTAATAAATAATCTTTTAGAACGTTAGCAATCTATGTGTCGCTTAATggtaaggaagaagaaacacatGGAAATTCTCCACAACAGCCTGAAAGTCATTACTTAATATACCCGTGGCCTGAAAGTTTAGCTAGAAGTGGCTAGTCAACACTCCTTCCCCACCTCTCAGCCTGTCACAAGCAGCAGTGCACACCAGCTGGGTATTACACTGAGCagaagctcaaaaaaaaaaagttggtttgAGCATAGTCTCCCAGAAAGAAgtctggctccagcagctcattACTCACTGCAGCGCCCACCTAAAAAAAGGCACCCTCCAAAACAGGTaaggaaaaaactccaaaacaaaattcacaaaaaatccaaaagccaGGCACAGGCTGGAAATGTGAAGCAATAGTCACAGCAGCTAAGCAGGGAATCAGTACAGGTGGTCCACACTTACTCTGGGGAAAATGCAGGTAAGTCTTATTTCTGTCAAGAAAGGATTGACCCCTAAAGCCCTTTAGAGACCTCCTTAAAATACCACAGACTTATCAGAATCAGCAATTCTGTGTGACTATCACAGCACGTTACaatcatggaaataaaaacagtacATTCACCTACTTCTCTCATTTTGAAAAAGGCCATTCCTGTGAGTAAAGAATCGGATCCTGCCTGATGCTGTGGTCCTATCCTTTCCAGCTCTAACTGCTCAGCCACTTCTTGTAATCcaccctgaaaaacaaaacatttttgttaactgctaaaaaaaagttacatcaAAACTGAACTGCTATACTTGGGAAAATCTGTTACACAGGTCATACAACCTCAGGTATATTTTAACATTTGCTCAGTTGTTGAAAGAGTGATTGTACTAGATTAATTGACACCTGGAGAATCAAACTTTCTGTATCAATAGCAGCATTAAAATCCTGTTAGAATTGATTAAATAAGACAGTATCTGTAACCAACAAGACTACTAATGGTCCAGTTTGTCCAATAACCAGATGATACTACTTAACAATTTCTTCAAGATGTTGAAAGGAGGACTGGCAATGCTTAAGAACAAAACCAGGTGTTCCTATACTTCTATTTGAACAAAAGtgtaaaatgacatttttgccttttaaaaacacaacagTTCAAGCGCTTACAAATGACATGCCTGTATGCTTCCATATGTTAAAGTGTCTAGGCTTCCTCTGAAACAGACCTCTTTCTCCACACTAGCCTTTCAACAATTAAGCTGAGGGTTTTTCCACATCCCTTCACAAAACCCAAGAGGATTCTTAAGTACCTAGAATGCTACAGGAAGCCCAGGAATATGTTAGACCACAGATATATAGAATCCAGGTGGCAAAGTTAAAAGAGGAAGGTAGTGCTCCCTCCATCTCTATAGGACATTCTACCccttttaaaagtttgtttcaTTAACTGCTGTAAGAGaataggggaaaaaacatgcaaaaataatcCATCATCTTGCAACTAGTTTTCTAAGATACTAGAGTCCTACGGTGTAGCCATCTTTAACAGCTTTTCTGTTAAAGATATATATTTAACAGATGCGCAACAAAAcctatttcttaaaaaaattatataaatatctgaCATACAAAAAGGGAACAATTTAAAATGGTAACTGTCCATTTTGAATGTTGATAGAACAGGACAGATTGTGAAGCTGTAGGCAACACACCAAAGCTGCAAATCGCATCTGCTCTAAAAGATAAAACTTCTTTAGTTTTGAGACAAATTTTCTTCCCAATAAGCTGATGTGAAAAACTGTCCCCTTAACTGCAGAGTGACTAAATAAACCCCCTTTTAGTGTCCGCTCCAAAACAGTAGTAACTGCTACATGTGGGAGCAAACCTGTCAGAAGTTGGTTTGGTCATACATAGATAACACTGATCAGTTGAAGGACAAACGTTACACTGTAACTGCAATCTTTTAATGCTGTGAGCACATGATTgtacaattctttttttaattcattaagCTAAAAAGCTACTGGAAAGACTAAAACACATGCACAGTCTTTAAGGTctagaaagattaaaaaaaacccagaccgACAAAATCCTCAGTGCTGCCATAAGCTCTGTGAGGCAAAAATGTTGCACAGAGGCAATGCTTTTCAATGCCTAGAGTTCACTTTCCTTGCACTCTTTAACCTGTTTCAAGTAGGTAAAGGGAAGCAAGAGGCAAAAGCACAACAAGTCAAATGTAAAATTCATGGAGCAATAAAGTAATCTGACCTGAAATTCAGATCAAACATTACGAAAATTCCCATGACTCTTACGGCAACAGGTTTGGGtccacatttttgtttttaaaaaaaaaaaaaaaaaaaaagaggaatctTCAATAATAACATTCCAAAGTAACACCTACAAACCGACAGCACTGGTATAGCTAGATTTATTCTGTCTTAAGCAGCAGGAATACAGTTTACAAAAGTTTAAGGTTAGTCTATATGCTTTACAGTTAAGTCCTGAAACTGGTTTGTTTTATGTGCTTAGAGCATTTGAACACTGCAAACTTGCTTGGTTAACACTCTCAAAATCATGCTGAGGGTTGGTGGCCAGCAAGGAAAAGAGTTCATCTCAGGCACAAGTATATTCTCTGCATTCTAACTCCAATAATGAGCTGCTAATTCACCACAGCAGTTAGACCCAAACCGTTTTAAAGGTACCAGTTTCTGCTCCTAACTCTCTGCTTCGTCAAGCTGCAAATTAGCAGTGCCTCATTATCAAGTTCTGCTAGCTGTAAGACTATCTACTCTACCTCCAAATAACTTTGAAGAACACTCcagaataaaaatcaataatatTTACACAGCAGCTGCAAGCTCTAGAATGCAGACTTAGTAATACAAAAATTACAGTAACAGCAGCCTACCAAAGAATGCATTGAAAATAGTGCTTTTAatggtgtgtgtatatatatttgtaaatatatacCATTTTTGTGTGGAACTTCTTGGTCTGTAAGTGCaataattacagaataaaatCTGGCTGTCTCTGAAAATGTCATGGTTTAAGAATGGTATTCTccaatttagtgttcccactgaaaccactccaaaacacacaccactcactcactcctcactgcccttcccctgcagcaggTTAGAAAGGAGAATTGAAGGCACGAAAGGTAAAGATCACAGGTTGAAATatgaacaatttactggaaaacaGTAACGAGCTAAGAAAATGCACAGTAAGAGCAACAATACTTGTGACCGCGTGCACAAGACACATTACTGCTCACCCTGCAGAAACCCCTGACAATATCTGACTGCTCCCTCTGCTATGCTACTCCACCACAGAAGCGAGCTCTACCCCCTGACTCAGAAAATGATGTTAGGTGGTACAGATTAACCTCTGTGTCCTACCCAtgcccctcctggctactgtAAAAAATGTGCTGACCAGAATCAGGACAGAAAATTAACAGGCTATTGAGATTCTCCTTCAAGCACGCCTTTTGCACTCCAGCTAAGTACACTTCACTCTTGGAGGAGAAGGACAAGTTCTTCCCATATTCTCACAGCATCGGCCTTCCAAGAAAAAGGCCACAGAATGATTTACATAATCACACAACCATGGTCAACAGCAAATCCAGTTCAAATTCTCATTTCAGGGCACATTCCCAGAGTTCACTGTTCTGTACAAACCCACATATTAAAAGCAAGTTTCTGACAAGGTCAATCAATCTACATTCCTTAGGATTGCCACTACTATCAAAAGGTTTGGAATTGTCTAcataaattgtctttttttagAGAATAAGTAAGTTTAACTTATACTACATTAGTATCTCCCAATCTGCATGCCAGTAAAGTCAGAATAATATACTATATTCCAcaaaaaaagcatcaaacaTCTTTCCAATTCTGAAACATATTTCTCTTTCCAATGTCAAAAATCTTTTTGGGTTGTGTGGGAACAGAGAGTGGGAGACCTATAGCAGGTCAGTGACTTTGATATGAAAAATAGCTTAGACGAGTCAATAAAAGACAATGGCACAGCTGTTCAATTCACTGTTCAATTCATTAGAGATTGAAAGTGACCCACATTAGGAGACAGTGCATGCATTTTTAGAGTCACAACACTGAATGTTTAGTAATTTGTTTCAGGCAGCTTCTCTCAGTACAGCTCAAGTCCACCATCATTTCATCACTGGTAAATTTGGAGGGGTAAGATAGTCcattccccttcccctgctgtcACTATTAGTCTGCAGATGAGGTGACAGGATCAAAATTTACTGCAGGAAAGCTGATCTACATATTcaactctagaaaaaaaaaaaaaaacacccttgTTCTTATGGTTTGCCGAAATAAGACCTCTGAAGGTTTTTCCTGTCTTCCAAAAGATCTTAGTGTCTCTAAACAATGCAAGTTACACACAACTATGTCTTAATGAAATGTTAGGAACTGAATCCTCTCCTCCCCAAACTCACTGGGAATGTCACCTCTGGAATAGTGACACAGAACATCAATCTGTTACCTTTTCTATGTCACTAAATTTAGAATTTACATTCTGTTCTTGCTAAGTGTGTCACCACCACTAAGACACCAGATGCTTTACTTTGCTTTATCAGGAGTGAGAAAATgaggtttttgggttttttttttggggggggccTCCTCCCTACCCCTCATTTAAGACTTCTGAAGTTTAggagtatttaatttttgttcccGGCCTCCATGAAGAAAAACTGCTTCTAAGATGTTCTCCAATACTCAGCCATTTGTACAGCTGATTATATCAGTAACAACTGCAGACGAGCGCAGACAGCCACACTTTTCTTACTAACTGGAAGGGTGGTCTACATTTTCATCATTAATTTCATTAACAAAGTTAATTTACTTCTCACACAACTAGGTTATACTCAAAGTGACACACtcttttctcagaaagaaacagaggcCTATAAACAGCACACAGATCACTTGCTCAGTACAACAAAGTGGTAAGCCATTCCTTAGTTAGGATTTGGTTTTACTAAGGTGAGtgttctcttcttcctgcagGTTTTCATTAAGAAAGCCTAGAAAGTTACTTTCCATAAGAGCAACAATGCACCTCATTCCAGCAGTAGTCCAGTTCTTTGGCAAGTAAGGCAAGTACTTTTAGCATCTTTCTTTCACTTGTTGTCTTCCCCTTCACATAATCAGTTCCAGTTCCCATTAATTCTCCAGTCCAATAAAGTATCCAAATTTCATGCCTGACAGAGTAAGCCAATTAATAGCCCCACTGGCCTGACATGACAGATTAGtttctagtttgttttttttttcctagaagtcACATGTTGTCCCTGAACATATGCTGTTGTTTATCTTTCGTTATAGGGCCATTTGAAACATTCTTCATTCCATTCCTCTTCCCAAGACATTTCCACATCATCTTCATTGCAATTACCTTTGCCTAGATGACTGCAGTCCTTTAGTGGGCTGCACAATAAGGAAATAAGAGTATATGAAACCTATCAATTCTCATGGCTaaggaaatgaagaattaaTTCCAAACATGGGTTTATCATCTATCAACAAAGCACTGTAAATACAGTACCGTGATATTTTTAACTGGTAAGTAGTTATAAAAATAGATTtgtgctcctgcctgcttcTAAAAATTGCCTTTAATATTAAACATACGAAGCTTGAGACAAGAGTGCTCAGTAGGCATTATCAGAGCAAAACCagacaataaaaatatagaaaataagtatttttaagcACAAAGTACTCTGTCTCCAAACGCAAAATTTGTTCTGAGATATTAACAGATTACTTACCTTCAGGTTTTTGCAACTCTTCATGAGATATTTTACATCATAGATGACAGGGAAAAACAACCGCAGTATCTCAAAGAAGTCCAACTCTTCCTCAGGTAAATTGGAGTTTGTCAGGATTTTGATTAGATAGCCAAAGTCATATCCGCTGcaaattaataacaaaaacaatATAAGCAAATAACTTCTCACTTCCAACATCACGACTTTACTGCACATTAACTGGACATTTTGCTTGATTTCAATGCAATTAAGACCAacttctatgaaaaaaataaacctcaatGTAAATGGCCCCATTGCAGAttccaggaaaaacattttaatttagtCTGCATGAGGCAAAGTGAAGAAGCAAAAAGATCTGCCTACAGGAGTTTCTCTAAATCCTGAGATAATGTAGTGCTGCTGGGTCTTCATCTGATAACAAGAACTCACACCAGAAAGACTGTTAAGCTGGTTTCTTTCACACAGACTGGAGTTTCTCACTACAAACTGAGTGAGACAGAGAGAAACGTCTACAGTTCTTGAAATCCAAAAGATGAGTTTCCAAAGCCAATGCATGTTTATGCCTGGAAGAAAGTTTAAGCCTCAGCAAAGAAGAAGAGGGATTATCTTTAATTTTGCCAATTAAATCTGCACATAgacaactgaaaaaattaatagcTTGTAGactatttctctttctggagGCAATGACAAAACAAGTTGGAAAAATTTTTGTGCGTACATGTAAGTCTGCAGGAAGCAGCAAGATAACTGAGCAGTACACATTTGTTAGAAGGAACTGAGGTATTATATTGTGTGCATGGTGGAGAGAAGAGTTTGGGAAGGCTTCCTCCTCAATAGCTTGATTGAAGAAAGAGAACATTGGAATGAGGTGTGGCAGTAAAAGGAGAAACCGCATACTTTTTACAAAGGGTTATGAGAGGAAACAAGAGTGCTTAAAGTATAGGAAAGACAGATTTCAGGTATTAAGCAGGACTTAATACCACAACAAAAAGCAGGGATAACTAGGTACACTTTTCCCTAGGAGGGCAGCAATTACAAACCAGATTATTCATGACCTGATCACGAATCTGATCTGTTCTGATCCCTCGTACTTGCAGGACTGCTCATGCACATATGCACTGAACTAGATAAAGGACTGATATATTCTCTTCTAGGTTATTAAGTTTGCATTGAATCAAACCAGTTCCTAGATTTTACTGACATACATAAAAATGCCTGTACTAACAAAGAAGATGAAAACACACAGCAGGGCTGCTTCTACTGAAGGCTGCATCAGTTCTGCTATTTAAGGAACCTTAGCATAGAGCTGAGAGCTGATTCAAGTGAACAGGTGGCCACCACAGACTCCAAATTCCAAGTTTAAGACTTTGTGTTCATTCTTGATTACACAAGGATCATACTCAAACCCAAGAATTTTGCAGCTTGGTAAATACTGACCAAGATCTTTAACTGTGAGATGAGTAATAGAAAAGACAAATCAGTTAAGAGCACTGTACCGCTATCCTGAGGATATTTAGAATCCACAAACGCTGGTGACTTCTGATGTAGGCTCAAGGCTTCAGCTTGCATACTCAGTGTAAATAGGattatttttgtatcttttctaTATATATAAGGTTCTCTACATCTTTATATTATGAATTTCTAGACAGAGGGTAGAAAAACCTTTAACATATAGGAAACAGTCCATTCATTCCCAGTAAGTCCATTCATATACGACATACAAGAGATACAGACTATTGCAGCCCTCCCACAGGGCTTTCCAGTACTCTAAAAATTTCATGTTGAACAAATCCTGCACTGCATCTGGTGCtttgaagctgtgctggctgccctCCAatctccacagcagcagccactggccAGGGAGCAAAGGAGCCAAAGATAAAGAAGGATTTCAGTCGATTCTTACAAAGTAAAAATTGCAGTATACTTGGCAAAACAGTAGCTTGGAATTTTATTAGATCATCTgaagggggagggaaggtgggAAAACCTGGATCAGCATAAAGCCctctatagaaaaaaaataaaaaagccacatTAGCAAAAAGGCTGTtcaaaaagatgcaaaaaaagaCTGTTCAGGATTAAGGAGATTTACTGCTCTAGAGACTAGAGTTTATTAACTCACTGAACTCCTGACACTGATCATCCTCGTGGCTCAAACGTAACAGTCGTATTAAAACTCTTAAAGCgaaaaaaccccagtatttGTGCTCCTcctcttcaaaaatatttgatttctcttctaaaaaaaattatgtacaaGACTGAATTACTAGAAAACAGAGATGCTCTTAAACACTTATACTTTCTCTTGAGAAGGAAGTcctgcacaaaaagaaaagtcaacATGCATTTACTATTCACATATTGAGAGTGAGCAGGCTACCACAAATGTGCAGTTTTGATTGAGAATTACACACTTTCTTCTCTGGGAGACTGTAGCAGATCCAAGCTTACACAGGCATAAAAACTGTCACTCCAATTCAAGACTAAGATATACCcagttaaaaacattttgaatgcTAACAGAAGGCTAAGAAAGTCCATGGTGAGCAATTATGTAATTACCTGCTcattaaaaaagtttttttctaatACTCTAACAGGCAATTAGTGGTTGGTTTATACCCTGAAGCACATAGGCTTCCTTTCCTTAAAAGCCTTTCTCCATT containing:
- the CNOT7 gene encoding CCR4-NOT transcription complex subunit 7 isoform X2; the encoded protein is MPAATVDHSQRICEVWACNLDEEMKKIRQVIRKYNYVAMDTEFPGVVARPIGEFRSNADYQYQLLRCNVDLLKIIQLGLTFMNEQGEYPPGTSTWQFNFKFNLTGYDFGYLIKILTNSNLPEEELDFFEILRLFFPVIYDVKYLMKSCKNLKGGLQEVAEQLELERIGPQHQAGSDSLLTGMAFFKMREMFFEDHIDDAKYCGHLYGLGSGSSYVQNGTGNAYEEEANKQS